Proteins from a single region of Drosophila biarmipes strain raj3 chromosome 3R, RU_DBia_V1.1, whole genome shotgun sequence:
- the LOC108028870 gene encoding fatty acid synthase isoform X1, producing MEFKKYKKYSRPFPDTDGDDIVISGMAGKFPNCRNITEYKYKLYNKIDMVDDDERRWRHFNPEIPKRSGKIGELEKFDATFFGVHFKQAHTMDPQTRILIETAYEAVIDSGINPKSLRGSKTGVYIGSCISESEKTWFYEKVSSGGFGITGCSRAMMANRISYCLGLEGPSFLLDTACSSSMYALDNAFSAIRNGEIDAAIIGGSNLLLHPFVTLQFARLGVLAPDGFCRPFDKNASGYTRSETINCLFLQRKKDAKRVYASVVYSKTNCDGYKPEGITYPSGIVQEKLLDQFYKDIDHKPSELGYLEAHSTGTVVGDPEECKAIDNVLCSQREKPLLVGSVKSNVGHSEAASGICSLIKACFAFESGLIAPNINFTEVKQVILPLAEGRLIVVKDVTPLPNPYIGINSFGFGGANAHALLKGYPKSKTNFGLPEDEVPRLLTWAGRTEDAVEEIFNAVEKNPLDAEFIGLLQNIQEEDVSGMVFRGYAVFAKQGVEPCKALIRDVQHYTGLRRPIVWVYSGMGSQWYEMGSSLMTIPRFRESIENCHQTLLSKGLDLKHILTSNDPEIYQNILHSFVGIAAVQIGLTDVLRSLNFQPDYIIGHSVGELGCAYADGGLTAEQMILAAYYRGRVSVDLEKIQGSMAAIGVGYKTILHMLPKSIETACHNGPDSCTISGPLDDVSQFVAELKTKGIFAKEVPCSNIAYHSKYIAQMGPPLLKYMKEIIPNPKTRTMKWLSTSVPKIDWDKDQAKLCSAEYHTNNLLNSVLFDETFSLLPKNSLTIEVAPHGLLGAILKRSMPNGVHIPLTNRGNTNNALFFLSALGKIYQNGVLLPVANLYEKIQFPVSRSTPSISPLIRWDHSEDWFVTKYENMKTKSSGERVFPVNLASDNEEFMSGHIIDGKILVPATCYLQYVWETFSLMYHGPSYMDVPVEFEDIRFIRATSMPVNGKVDLTVMIHYGTGHFEITEAGNLVVSGVIRETEKPTIPEVYNFQANSEFPMISKRDFYKELRLRGYHYNGAFQAVQMARSDGLFGKVEWNYNWVTFMDAMLQIQILGTDSRTLLLPTKIRKLKINGVHHFDLMTKMNPDNRVFNVYVDHMYDRIIAGGIELVGLHASPVQRRRPPGIPVLEEYSFLPLSPSPILSIKNAARVCVQIALENNPTIKMKLVELDTDGKKTVLPEFLEAIEDLPVITGDGILLTSQKLENIPGLHIENGKLSSQSNCHFVIIGRLEEEQIHDINATAHKVLVDTGYLLIRQNSTANILALDQFKTIAIIPIDDNKETLLLLQKISKKLSVNPVLVRVSQKDTNFDWISVLQSAINTKAPVIVYSFNESLNGIIGLVNCLRKEPDGNMIRCFFIDDPSAPAFDLSHPFYSTQLSLGMAFNIYRNGSWGSYRHLQLHKIENKMPRLDHIYGNVIQRGDLSTLRWLKGPLNPQNCQIKIAFSSLNFRDVMLATGRLAVELYGSSRIDQNCVLGFEYSGINVETGRRIMSMVVKGGVASYVEKPSKLIWDIPDHWSLEEAATVPVVYITVYYAFFMISDIRKGKSILIHAGTGGIGLAAIRVALAYNLEVFTTCSTPQKKQFLLETFPQLKESNIGNSRDTSFELMVQRETNGKGVDFVLNSLSEEKLLASVRCLGKSGRFLEIGKFDMANDNKIGLGSFLKEITFHAVLADSLLLAPDQDILHLKALIDSDINNGIIQPLPVKVFPAHEIEHAFRHLIGGKHIGKVVIQVREKPDDPSTLPVRVLSQIYFKPNLTYVIPGGLGGFGMELADWMTLRGARKLMLSSSRGIKKDYQSFRIALWKTYGCDIAISTADISSREGCRQLLSEATALGPVGGIFNLAVVLRDSIFSNQNAKQFLESFAPKAIATKYLDELSRISCPELEHFVVFSSVSCGRGNAGQANYGMANSVMERIIEHRNKDGLPGKAIQWGAVGEVGLVADMAEDKIDMEIGGTLQQRISSCIQELDHLLSSEASIVSSMVVAEKRIGRSGNESIIGAVMNIMGIRDLKSVSLGTTLSEMGMDSLMAVEIKQTLERDFELILSPQDLRLLTFQKLQEFIEAREKENTDGIKMIFASESKLLGMELLIRNLGDETNCDRIIIPLKTSASPTKQSLPPNIIIPGLEGTAGRAWYQMGLNLQSRAVVLQLHQFAHLENLKDLAQQSFEQVKLILKQTEPFYVIGYSYGTFVALQLAELLESAGFRGHIMLIDGAPHFLKKLTNLHLGEQFSDNDLYDLLFSSIVNQIFPEETKESMSEAFHKVENLSEKMSLFMEYVQKQSIYSKEYAATMVEAMFRRVKMAASFDLNGLKKIKSPITLVRPAEVSLQDIDEDYCISLLTSGTVTLKVIEGNHTTMLDNPSLSQIINDFDPALLEDKNFEEYIRNDKPVSVV from the exons ATGgagttcaaaaaatataagaaatattctaGACCATTTCCTGACACTGATGGTGATGATATTGTGATATCCGGAATGGCTGGAAAGTTTCCTAACTGCCGCAACATAACCGAATACAAGTATAAGCTCTATAATAAG ataGACATGGTTGACGATGATGAACGCCGTTGGCGTCATTTTAATCCGGAAATACCAAAAAGATCTGGTAAAATTGGGGAGCTAGAAAAATTTGACGCAACTTTTTTTGGAGTCCATTTTAAACAAGCCCACACAATGGACCCGCAAACACGAATTTTGATTGAGACGGCTTACGAAGCTGTAATAGACTCAGGAATTAATCCGAAAAGTCTACGTGGATCAAAAACTGGAGTGTACATAGGCTCTTGTATATCTGAATCCGAGAAAACATGGTTTTATGAAAAGGTTTCTTCTGGCGGATTTGGAATCACTGGCTGTAGTAGAGCTATGATGGCGAACAGAATATCCTATTGTTTGGGACTTGAGGGTCCTTCATTTTTACTAGATACAGCTTGTTCTAGTTCAATGTACGCTTTAGACAATGCATTCAGCGCTATTCGAAATGGAGAAATTGATGCTGCAATTATTGGTGGATCAAACTTATTACTTCATCCCTTTGTTACACTTCAGTTTGCACG acttGGCGTTTTAGCGCCAGATGGTTTTTGTCGCCCCTTTGATAAAAATGCTAGTGGTTACACCAGATCAGAAACAATTAATTGCCTATTCCTACAAAGAAAAAAAGATGCTAAGCGAGTTTACGCAAGTGTGGTTTATTCAAAAACCAACTGCGATGGATACAAGCCAGAGGGGATAACTTATCCATCGGGTATAGTTCAAGAGAAATTGCTTGATCAGTTCTACAAAGATATTGATCACAAACCAAGTGAGTTAGGTTATTTGGAAGCTCACAGTACGGGAACGGTCGTTGGTGATCCAGAGGAGTGCAAAGCAATCGATAATGTTCTATGCAGTCAAAGGGAAAAGCCACTACTTGTAGGTTCCGTAAAGTCAAATGTTGGTCATTCAGAAGCGGCTTCTGGAATCTGTTCCCTAATAAAAGCTTGTTTCGCTTTTGAATCTGGATTAATTGCACCAAACATAAACTTTACGGAGGTTAAACAAGTAATTTTACCCTTGGCCGAGGGAAGGTTGATTGTTGTTAAGGACGTAACTCCCCTACCAAATCCCTATATTGGAATTAACTCATTTGGTTTCGGTGGTGCGAATGCACATGCACTTTTGAAGGGTTATCCAAAGTCAAAAACTAATTTTGGATTGCCAGAAGATGAAGTTCCGCGGCTACTCACTTGGGCAGGAAGGACGGAGGATGCAGTTGAAGAGATTTTTAATGCTGTAGAAAAAAATCCCTTGGATGCTGAGTTTATTGGATTGCTTCAAAATATTCAAGAGGAAGACGTTTCTGGTATGGTATTCCGAGGGTATGCGGTATTCGCCAAACAAGGAGTTGAACCATGTAAAGCATTGATAAGAGATGTTCAACATTACACTGGCCTTAGACGCCCGATCGTCTGGGTTTATAGCGGAATGGGGTCGCAATGGTATGAAATGGGGTCATCACTTATGACAATTCCACGTTTTCGGGAATCGATTGAAAATTGTCATCAGACGTTGCTGTCAAAAGGCCTTGATCTTAAACATATATTAACATCCAATGATCCAGAAATTTACCAGAACATTTTGCATTCGTTTGTGGGAATAGCAGCTGTGCAAATAGGACTTACAGATGTCTTGCGATCTCTAAATTTTCAACCAGACTATATTATTGGGCATTCTGTTGGTGAATTGGGCTGCGCATATGCGGATGGTGGGCTGACTGCTGAACAAATGATATTGGCCGCTTATTATCGTGGTAGAGTTAGTGTGGACCTAGAAAAAATTCAGGGTTCAATGGCAGCAATCGGCGTTGGATATAAAACTATTCTGCATATGCTGCCAAAGTCAATTGAGACGGCATGTCATAATGGCCCGGATTCGTGCACAATATCTGGACCATTAGATGATGTTTCCCAATTTGTAGCTGAGTTGAAAACAAAGGGAATTTTCGCAAAGGAAGTTCCCTGTTCAAATATTGCATATCATTCCAAATACATCGCACAAATGGGGCCTCCATTATTGAAATATATGAAAGAGATTATTCCAAATCCTAAAACTAGAACTATGAAGTGGTTGAGTACTAGCGTTCCCAAAATTGATTGGGATAAGGATCAAGCAAAATTATGCTCAGCAGAGTATCATACCAATAACTTATTAAACAGTGTACTCTTCGATGAAACATTTTCATTGCTACCAAAAAATTCATTGACTATTGAAGTGGCGCCCCATGGACTTTTAGGTGCTATTCTTAAACGATCAATGCCTAATGGTGTACATATTCCTCTAACAAATAGAGGTAATACGAATAATGCATTGTTTTTTCTATCGGCCCTGGGAAA GATATATCAAAATGGAGTTTTATTACCAGTTGCTAACTTGTATGAAAAAATTCAATTCCCTGTATCGCGCTCGACACCCAGTATTAGCCCGCTTATTCGTTGGGACCACAGTGAAGACTGGTTCGTGACGAAATACGAGAATATGAAGACCAAATCTAGCGGAGAGCGTGTGTTTCCAGTTAATTTGGCGAGTGACAATGAAGAATTTATGAGTGGACATATAATTGACGGAAAAATTCTTGTGCCAGCAACATGTTATCTTCAGTATGTTTGGGAAACTTTCTCACTTATGTACCATGGGCCGAGTTATATGGATGTACCTGTTGAATTCGAAGACATACGTTTTATAAGAGCCACAAGTATGCCAGTTAATGGAAAAGTAGACTTAACTGTTATGATTCACTATGGCACCGGACACTTTGAG ATAACTGAAGCGGGTAACTTAGTTGTTAGCGGAGTTATCCGTGAGACTGAAAAGCCGACTATTCCGGAAGTATACAATTTTCAAGCTAATTCAGAGTTTCCGATGATTTCCAAAAGAGACTTTTACAAGGAGCTAAGATTGCGCGGCTATCATTACAATGGAGCGTTTCAAGCCGTCCAAATGGCTCGATCAGATGGATTGTTTGGAAAGGTTGAATGGAATTATAATTGGGTAACATTCATGGATGCTATGCtccaaattcaaattttggGGACTGATTCACGAACTCTTTTATTACCAACCAAAATCCggaaacttaaaataaatggtgttcatcattttgatttaatgaCAAAAATGAATCCTGACAATCGCGTTTTTAATGTGTATGTAGATCACATGTATGACCGGATTATTGCAGGAGGAATAGAGCTTGTCGGACTGCATGCGAGTCCAGTGCAAAGGCGTAGACCTCCTGGAATTCCAGTCCTTGAAGAATATAGTTTTCTTCCACTTTCTCCATCCCCAATCCTATCTATAAAAAATGCTGCCCGTGTTTGCGTTCAAATTGCTCTTGAGAACAACCCCACCATAAAAATGAAGCTGGTTGAATTAGACACAGATGGGAAAAAAACAGTGCTACCTGAATTTTTAGAAGCAATTGAAGACTTACCTGTCATTACTGGAGATGGCATTCTATTGACATCTCAaaagctagaaaacattccAGGCCTTCATATTGAAAATGGAAAGTTGTCTTCTCAATCAAATTGTCATTTCGTCATAATTGGTAGGCTAGAAGAAGAACAAATACATGATATAAATGCAACTGCCCACAAGGTTCTAGTTGATACTGGATATCTGTTGATTAGGCAAAACTCTACAGCGAATATTTTGGCACTTGatcaatttaaaacaattgcAATAATTCCGATTGATGACAACAAAGAAACACTTCTTTTACTGcagaaaatatcaaaaaaattatcagtTAACCCAGTTTTGGTTAGAGTATCTCAAAAGGATACGAATTTTGATTGGATTTCAGTGTTACAATCAGCGATAAATACAAAAGCCCCGGTAATTGTGTATTCATTTAATGAATCATTGAATGGGATTATTGGATTGGTCAACTGTTTAAGAAAAGAGCCAGACGGTAATATGATTAGATGTTTTTTTATTGACGACCCAAGTGCTCCAGCATTCGATTTGTCTCACCCTTTTTATTCTACTCAACTTTCACTGGGAATGGCATTCAACATCTATCGTAAT GGTTCTTGGGGCAGCTATAGGCATTTGCAATTGCATAAAATTGAGAATAAAATGCCTAGATTAGATCATATTTATGGAAACGTAATTCAGCGTGGAGACCTATCCACTTTACGATGGCTAAAAGGACCCCTTAATCCACAAAATTGTCAGATTAAAATAGCATTTTCATCTCTAAATTTTCGAGATGTAATGCTTGCAACTGGTCGGTTAGCCGTTGAATTATATGGATCAAGTCGTATAGATCAAAACTGTGTTTTGGGTTTTGAATATTCCGGAATTAATGTGGAAACAGGACGACGAATTATGAGCATGGTTGTTAAAGGAGGTGTGGCTTCCTATGTTGAAAAACCATCAAAACTTATTTGGGATATTCCTGATCATTGGTCTTTAGAAGAGGCAGCCACAGTGCCTGTAGTATATATAACTGTCTATTATGCCTTTTTTATGATTAGCGATATACGAAAAGGAAAGAGCATTCTAATACATGCAGGTACTGGGGGCATTGGTCTAGCCGCCATTCGAGTGGCGTTGGCCTATAACTTGGAGGTTTTTACAACATGCAGTACACcgcaaaaaaaacaatttttgttggaAACGTTTCCGCAACTTAAAG AATCCAACATTGGGAATTCTCGAGATACATCATTTGAGCTTATGGTGCAGCGTGAGACAAATGGAAAAGGTGTGGATTTTGTGTTAAACTCTTTATCAGAAGAAAAGCTGCTTGCTTCAGTACGTTGTCTTGGTAAGTCAGGAAGGTTTTTGGAAATCGGAAAATTCGACATGGCAAACGACAACAAGATTGGATTGGGGTCCTTCTTaaaagaaataacttttcaTGCTGTTCTTGCTGACAGCCTTCTTTTGGCACCTGATCAAGATATTTTG CATTTAAAAGCCCTAATCGATTCTGACATTAACAATGGAATAATTCAACCACTACCGGTTAAAGTCTTTCCGGCTCATGAAATTGAACACGCATTTAGACATTTAATCGGTGGCAAGCACATAGGAAAAGTTGTTATTCAAGTTCGAGAAAAACCGGATGATCCCTCCACTCTACCTGTTAGAGTTCTTAGTCAAATTTACTTCAAGCCTAATCTTACATATGTCATCCCTGGGGGCCTGGGAGGTTTCGGAATGGAATTGGCTGATTGGATGACGCTTCGTGGAGCACGAAAACTCATGCTGAGTTCAAGCCGCGGAATCAAAAAAGACTATCAATCTTTCAGGATTGC gttATGGAAGACCTATGGCTGCGATATCGCTATAAGCACCGCAGACATTTCATCAAGAGAGGGCTGCCGTCAACTTCTTTCTGAAGCTACTGCGTTGGGACCAGTGGgtggaatatttaatttggctGTCGTGCTAAGAGACAGTATTTTTTCCAaccaaaatgcaaaacaatttttagaaAGCTTTGCACCAAAAGCTATTGCGACCAAATATTTGGATGAGCTATCTCGTATTTCTTGCCCTGAGTTGGAGCACTTCGTAGTTTTTTCAAGTGTTTCATGTGGACGGGGAAATGCTGGCCAAGCTAATTATGGAATGGCTAATTCTGTAATGGAACGCATAATTGAGCATCGAAACAAAGACGGCCTGCCAGGCAAAGCTATTCAATGGGGGGCCGTCGGTGAAGTAGGCTTAGTAGCTGATATGGCGGAAGACAAAATAGACATGGAAATAGGAGGCACCCTTCAGCAAAGAATTTCATCATGCATTCAGGAACTTGATCATTTACTAAGTTCCGAGGCATCAATTGTGTCAAGCATGGTCGTTGCTGAAAAACGAATCGGGCGATCAGGAAATGAAAGTATTATTGGTGCTGTCATGAATATTATGGGAATACGGGACTTAAAGTCAGTATCTTTAGGAACAACACTATCAGAAATGGGTATGGACTCATTAATGGCGGTGGAAATTAAGCAAACTCTAGAGCGTGACTTTGAGCTCATTTTATCACCACAAGATTTACGTCTCCTTACCTTTCAAAAACTTCAGGAGTTTATTGAAGCTAGAGAAAAGGAGAATACAGATggaattaaaatgatttttgctTCAGAAAGTAAGCTCCTAGGTATGGAGTTACTGATCCGAAACCTAGGAGACGAAACAAACTGCGATCGTATTATTATCCCGCTTAAGACCTCCGCATCTCCTACGAAACAGAGTCTTCCACCAAATATTATAATACCTGGACTAGAGGGCACAGCTGGACGTGCATGGTACCAAATGGGCTTGAACTTGCAAAGCAGGGCAGTTGTACTACAGCTTCATCAGTTCGCACATTTGGAAAATCTAAAAGACTTAGCACAACAAAGTTTTGAA CAagttaaacttattttaaagcaaACAGAACCTTTTTATGTGATTGGATACTCTTATGGAACATTTGTAGCTTTACAGCTGGCAGAGTTGCTTGAAAGTGCCGGTTTTCGTGGACATATAATGTTGATAGATGGAGCACCTCATTTTTTGAAAAAGCTAACAAATCTGCATTTGGGTGAACAGTTTTCGGACAATGATCTTTACGATCTTCTTTTTTCAAGTATTGTTAATCAGATATTCCCTGAAGAAACTAAGGAGTCAATGTCAGAAGCTTTTCACAAAGTGGAAAATCTTTCAGAAAAAATGTCATTGTTTATGGAATATGTTCAAAAACAAAGTATATACAGTAAAGAATACGCTGCGACAATGGTGGAAGCTATGTTTAGGCGAGTTAAAATGGCAGCCTCTTTTgatttaaatggtttaaagaaaattaaatcgCCTATAACTTTAGTTCGACCTGCTGAAGTTTCACTGCAAGACATTGATGAAGACTATTGTATTTCATTACTTACATCTGGCACAGTTACACTTAAAGTAATTGAAGGAAATCATACGACGATGTTGGACAATCCATCATTAAGCCAGATAATAAATGATTTTGATCCGGCCCTGTTAGAGGATAAAAATTTTGAAGAATATATTAGAAACGACAAGCCCGTTTCCgttgtttaa